The genome window CATGGAATCGTTCATCTGATGTTTGATCGAGACACGCCAGGAGGGGTCAAGAATGCGCAAAGTGGCCATCATCACGACAGGCGTTGCCATGCTCGTCTCGGTAGTGATGAGCGTTGCTTCTCAAGAGAGGAGTTTTGTCGAAAAAGGACGTCGCCTCTATATCCGGCATTGCGCAGCTTGTCATGGGATGGATGGGAAGGGGAACGGACCAGCGGCGGATTCGTTGAAGGTTCCTCCGCCAGACCTCACACAGCTTCAGAAAGCCGGTGAAGCGTTCCCCATCTATCGTGTGATGGCCGTGATCGAGGGCGAGAAAGTCGTCCCTGCTCATGGGACTCGCGAGATGCCTATCTGGGGGACGATCTTCCGACGGACGCGTGGCGAGGCGTTGATGCGCTCGGATATTTACGCGTTGGCCCGATACATCGAGGCGATTCAGGCGAAACGCTGACGGCGCGCGGGGCTCGGCGTGTGAGGACCCGTCTCGTGAGGCGGTGAGAGCGTCCGTGGCTTCAAGGAGAGGCGTATGCATGAGGCCATGCTTTATCACAAGCTCACGCCTCGGGATGTCCGGTGCGATCTTTGCTGGCACCGATGCCGGTTGAAGCCCGGACGTCGAGGGCGTTGCGGCGTACGCGGGAACATCGAAGGGACGCTCTATACCTTCGTCTTCAATCGAGTCGCCTCCTTGACAGTGGATCCCATTGAGAAGCACGCTTTCTTCCATTTTCGACCGGGGACGTATGCGTTGGCTCTGGCGACGGTCGGGTGCAACTGGCGCTGCTATTACTGCTCCAGTCACGCGCTCTCGCAGATGCCCAAGGGTCCGAACGGACGCATCATCGGCCGCCGTCTCTCCCCCGAGGAGATCGTGAAGACGGCGCTCACACACCGATGCCACAACCTCGTGTACACGTATACGGAGCCCACGGTCTTCTTCGAGCTGATGTTGGAGACCGCGCGTTTGGGATCAGCTTACGGGCTCAGAAACCTCATGGTTACTAACGGCTATTTGACACCGGCGGCCCTTCGCATGCTCCGCCCCTACTTGGACGCCGCCAATGTGGACATCAAAGGCTTCGATGAACGTCGGCATCGCCAGATGTGTGGTGCCCGTCGACGTCCCGTCTTCGAGTGCCTCCGTCAGCTCAAAGACATGGGCGTGTGGG of Blastocatellia bacterium contains these proteins:
- a CDS encoding cytochrome c is translated as MRKVAIITTGVAMLVSVVMSVASQERSFVEKGRRLYIRHCAACHGMDGKGNGPAADSLKVPPPDLTQLQKAGEAFPIYRVMAVIEGEKVVPAHGTREMPIWGTIFRRTRGEALMRSDIYALARYIEAIQAKR
- the amrS gene encoding AmmeMemoRadiSam system radical SAM enzyme, whose product is MHEAMLYHKLTPRDVRCDLCWHRCRLKPGRRGRCGVRGNIEGTLYTFVFNRVASLTVDPIEKHAFFHFRPGTYALALATVGCNWRCYYCSSHALSQMPKGPNGRIIGRRLSPEEIVKTALTHRCHNLVYTYTEPTVFFELMLETARLGSAYGLRNLMVTNGYLTPAALRMLRPYLDAANVDIKGFDERRHRQMCGARRRPVFECLRQLKDMGVWVEVTTPIIPGHNDSDEELRAIAEFLASLSCSIPWHVNAFLPAYKMKDHLPAALESIQRAYMIGRSVGLHYVYCQDLPGSACASTFCPYCRTILIERVSFTVLANRIVHNRCPQCGQLVDGVEMNPLPHSLHHVLAS